The following are from one region of the Paenibacillus sabinae T27 genome:
- the ruvB gene encoding Holliday junction branch migration DNA helicase RuvB, with protein sequence MEDRIISANLMMEDQAVELSLRPRYLAEYIGQNQVKENLKIYIEAAKMRSEALDHVLLYGPPGLGKTTLANIIANELGVNLRTTSGPAIERPGDLAALLTNLQEGDVLFIDEIHRLHRTVEEVLYPAMEDFALDIMIGKGPSARSVRLDLPPFTLIGATTRAGLLSAPLRDRFGVVSRLEFYTVDELSYIVSRGADILGIEILGDAAEEIALRSRGTPRIANRLLKRVRDFAQVKGDGIITPDIAGESLKRLQVDPRGLDNIDHKMLHSMITGFRGGPVGLDTIAATIGEESQTIEDVYEPYLLQIGFLQRTPRGRVVTPAAYQHLGLPLPPEQS encoded by the coding sequence ATGGAGGACCGGATCATATCCGCAAATTTAATGATGGAAGACCAGGCGGTGGAGCTCAGTCTGCGTCCCCGCTATTTGGCTGAATATATTGGACAGAACCAGGTTAAGGAGAACCTGAAGATTTATATCGAAGCGGCAAAAATGCGGAGTGAGGCGCTGGATCATGTGCTGCTGTACGGGCCCCCGGGGCTGGGAAAGACGACACTCGCCAACATTATCGCCAACGAGCTGGGAGTGAATCTCCGGACGACGTCCGGTCCCGCGATTGAGCGTCCGGGGGATTTGGCGGCGCTGCTGACCAATCTGCAGGAGGGCGATGTGCTGTTCATCGACGAGATTCACCGGCTGCATCGGACGGTGGAGGAAGTGCTGTATCCGGCGATGGAGGATTTTGCCCTCGACATTATGATCGGCAAGGGGCCAAGTGCTCGCTCGGTCCGGCTGGATCTGCCGCCGTTCACTCTGATAGGGGCTACCACTCGAGCAGGCCTGTTGTCCGCACCGCTGCGCGACCGCTTCGGCGTTGTCAGCCGGCTGGAGTTCTACACGGTCGATGAGCTGAGCTATATTGTCTCACGGGGCGCCGACATTCTCGGCATTGAAATCCTCGGCGACGCTGCCGAGGAGATTGCGCTGCGCTCGCGGGGAACTCCCCGGATCGCCAACCGGCTGCTGAAGCGGGTCCGTGATTTTGCCCAGGTCAAAGGTGACGGGATTATTACACCGGACATCGCCGGAGAATCGCTGAAAAGGCTTCAGGTCGATCCCCGAGGCCTTGATAATATCGATCATAAGATGCTGCACTCCATGATCACGGGCTTTCGCGGCGGGCCTGTCGGGCTGGATACGATTGCCGCGACGATAGGCGAGGAGAGCCAGACGATAGAGGATGTCTATGAGCCGTACTTGCTGCAAATCGGCTTCCTGCAGCGTACACCCCGGGGAAGAGTGGTTACCCCGGCCGCTTACCAGCATTTAGGACTTCCGCTCCCTCCGGAGCAGTCTTGA
- the ruvA gene encoding Holliday junction branch migration protein RuvA, with amino-acid sequence MIDFLKGPVVHLEQEYVVLEVQGVGYRVFCPNPYAFAKQEGPVTVYIHHHVREDAIFLFGFLTREEQKLFRKLIEVSGIGPRVALGILTGGTPDHVISAIYQENITFLTKLPGIGKKTAQRMILDLKDKLDGLGTASFQTGLFAVEEQNTESGETSWQEARDGLKALGYTESELDRVWLSLKKEGAETESVDVLMKKALKLLYVAK; translated from the coding sequence ATGATCGATTTTTTAAAGGGACCGGTTGTCCATTTGGAACAGGAATACGTGGTGCTGGAGGTACAGGGCGTCGGATACCGGGTTTTTTGCCCGAATCCTTATGCTTTTGCCAAACAGGAAGGACCGGTGACGGTATATATTCATCATCATGTGCGGGAGGACGCAATTTTTTTGTTCGGTTTTCTCACCCGTGAGGAGCAGAAGTTGTTCCGAAAGCTGATCGAGGTGTCGGGCATCGGGCCACGTGTGGCGCTCGGGATTTTGACGGGAGGCACGCCGGATCATGTCATTTCGGCCATTTATCAGGAGAATATTACCTTTTTGACGAAGCTGCCGGGGATCGGGAAGAAGACGGCGCAGCGGATGATTCTGGATCTCAAGGACAAGCTGGACGGACTGGGGACGGCCAGTTTCCAAACTGGATTGTTCGCGGTGGAGGAGCAGAATACGGAGAGCGGTGAGACTTCCTGGCAGGAAGCCCGAGACGGGCTTAAGGCGCTTGGCTATACGGAGAGTGAGCTGGACCGTGTCTGGCTGTCGCTGAAGAAAGAAGGAGCCGAGACTGAATCGGTCGACGTCCTGATGAAAAAGGCGCTCAAGCTGCTGTATGTGGCGAAATAG
- the ruvC gene encoding crossover junction endodeoxyribonuclease RuvC produces MRILGIDPGIAIVGFGFIDKNGSKLTPVQYGCIQTEAHTPEEERLLHVYEGMLQLIDRYKPEAVALEKLFFNRNVTTAMSVGQARGVLVLAAVQRGLPVAEYTPMQVKQAIVGYGKAEKKQVQEMVRMYLKLSAVPKPDDVADALAVAICHAHSYTLNSKINEVLRK; encoded by the coding sequence TTGCGAATTCTGGGGATCGATCCGGGGATAGCGATTGTCGGCTTCGGCTTCATTGACAAAAATGGCAGTAAGCTTACACCGGTTCAATACGGGTGCATCCAGACGGAAGCCCACACGCCGGAGGAGGAGCGGCTGCTTCACGTATACGAGGGCATGCTGCAGCTGATCGACCGGTACAAGCCGGAGGCCGTGGCCCTGGAGAAGCTGTTCTTCAACCGCAATGTAACGACGGCGATGTCGGTAGGACAGGCACGCGGTGTACTGGTGCTGGCAGCGGTGCAGCGGGGGCTTCCGGTGGCGGAGTACACGCCGATGCAGGTGAAGCAGGCGATTGTCGGCTATGGCAAGGCGGAGAAGAAGCAAGTGCAGGAGATGGTGCGGATGTACCTCAAGCTGTCCGCTGTACCGAAGCCCGATGATGTTGCTGACGCGCTGGCTGTCGCAATCTGTCATGCTCATTCGTATACGCTGAATTCAAAGATAAATGAGGTATTGCGCAAATGA
- a CDS encoding BofC C-terminal domain-containing protein, with the protein MSAFRLKKQLWRRWRRWKKALWVGSACVFLTVFTWSGLRVSDRLSDLLTAPMSVEEEKLAELNSRFASNDTIQGEQASAVFGQEVPEQGILGLGDAKSLSRIIGDTGLSRKVHYKTTYVCGDEVRATLGPLNSSKLQALLTEQPDWQGRIGSDGDVWLERNVNDLSPSCKKEAYIGIDHEGNLTLFKGPPKREEALKTFFQIDIGTMKSSLPEKVWKQLQGGIRVQDIDEYNSVLSTFSDYARDDAEQAM; encoded by the coding sequence ATGAGTGCTTTTCGATTGAAGAAGCAGCTGTGGCGCCGGTGGAGACGCTGGAAAAAAGCGCTGTGGGTCGGGTCAGCCTGCGTGTTCCTTACGGTATTCACCTGGTCGGGTCTGAGGGTGTCGGATCGCTTGTCGGATTTGCTGACCGCTCCGATGTCTGTGGAGGAAGAGAAGTTGGCCGAGTTGAACAGCCGTTTCGCTTCCAATGATACTATTCAGGGTGAGCAAGCTTCCGCCGTATTTGGACAAGAAGTACCGGAGCAGGGGATTTTGGGACTGGGCGATGCGAAGTCACTTAGCAGAATTATCGGGGACACCGGCCTCAGCCGAAAAGTCCATTACAAGACCACCTATGTGTGCGGGGATGAAGTACGGGCTACCCTGGGGCCGCTGAATTCCTCGAAGCTGCAGGCTCTCCTAACCGAACAACCAGACTGGCAGGGGAGAATCGGGTCCGACGGAGACGTCTGGTTGGAGCGGAATGTGAATGATTTATCGCCTTCCTGCAAAAAGGAAGCGTACATCGGCATAGATCATGAAGGGAATCTCACCCTGTTCAAAGGTCCTCCGAAACGGGAGGAAGCGCTTAAGACTTTTTTTCAAATCGATATTGGAACGATGAAATCCTCGCTGCCGGAAAAAGTGTGGAAGCAGCTTCAAGGCGGAATCCGGGTGCAGGATATTGACGAGTACAACAGCGTACTCTCCACCTTTAGCGATTATGCGCGGGACGATGCGGAGCAGGCGATGTAG
- a CDS encoding LysM peptidoglycan-binding domain-containing protein, whose protein sequence is MKIHIVKQGDTLYELSKKYGVPLDKVIEANPQITNPDVLAIGDKVKIPSVPVPVPDGGELFHKHKVMQGDTLWKLSKAWGIQLKDIIQANPQLKNPDVLKVGDIVNIPKKGAAPAVHQQSHESTVISDKTTPGGKAYTGPIEKEKETAPMAPVAPVVPAPVPPAPIEMPPAPVAPVNETIKTESQSLFVQISVPAKEAVSMPPIPEHPKEYCACEPITPCDKSYGYPGITENPYYHDCPPAYPMYEAAQPMYEAANPMYGAANPMYEAANPMYGAANPMYEAANPMYGAANPMYEAVHPMNYAPSEVQPTAYMPEMQAPYCYPAPVYPVAPVAAPCYPGVMPGYSAEMPEAGVKPYSEQPANISPQFGVQPAALPWPSCGCEGPSGMQPYMGGYEAPMYGAMPVYPSEAQGYPYGMGLPQPYSAPSYPPVAYSSPVMAGIPPVPEYPGRDDYDWPYLSRIPEGAQTDASAGEIPLEEAHISANVIAAVQNTAQIEAKADSANQTAKVKTSSRRGKDTKPGASTKQNSSKSRGPTKKRRNPWISD, encoded by the coding sequence GTGAAAATACACATTGTCAAGCAAGGCGATACGCTCTATGAATTATCGAAAAAGTATGGAGTGCCGCTCGATAAAGTCATTGAGGCCAATCCGCAAATCACAAATCCCGATGTTCTGGCTATCGGCGACAAGGTGAAAATCCCTTCGGTTCCTGTTCCCGTGCCGGACGGAGGCGAACTGTTCCACAAGCATAAGGTCATGCAGGGCGACACCCTCTGGAAACTGTCGAAGGCTTGGGGTATCCAGCTCAAGGATATCATCCAGGCCAATCCCCAGCTCAAGAATCCCGATGTGCTTAAAGTAGGGGATATCGTCAACATTCCGAAAAAAGGGGCGGCTCCGGCGGTACATCAGCAATCGCATGAATCGACGGTCATTTCTGACAAAACCACCCCCGGCGGAAAAGCCTATACCGGTCCTATTGAAAAAGAGAAGGAGACAGCTCCCATGGCCCCGGTCGCTCCTGTTGTTCCGGCTCCGGTTCCTCCCGCACCAATTGAGATGCCCCCGGCGCCTGTGGCACCGGTAAACGAGACGATTAAGACCGAATCGCAAAGCCTGTTCGTGCAAATTTCGGTTCCTGCTAAAGAAGCCGTCTCTATGCCGCCGATACCCGAGCATCCCAAAGAATATTGCGCCTGCGAGCCAATTACTCCCTGCGATAAATCTTATGGTTACCCGGGGATAACGGAAAATCCATACTATCACGACTGCCCGCCAGCATATCCAATGTATGAGGCTGCGCAGCCGATGTATGAGGCGGCCAATCCGATGTATGGAGCAGCCAATCCGATGTACGAGGCAGCCAATCCGATGTATGGGGCAGCCAATCCGATGTACGAGGCGGCCAATCCGATGTATGGGGCGGCCAATCCGATGTATGAGGCGGTCCATCCGATGAACTATGCACCAAGCGAGGTTCAGCCGACGGCGTATATGCCTGAAATGCAGGCTCCTTATTGCTATCCGGCCCCGGTATATCCTGTCGCCCCTGTGGCGGCGCCATGCTATCCGGGAGTTATGCCGGGGTACTCCGCAGAGATGCCCGAAGCCGGTGTCAAACCTTATTCCGAACAACCGGCCAATATTTCTCCGCAGTTCGGGGTTCAGCCGGCTGCTCTCCCCTGGCCTTCCTGCGGTTGTGAAGGTCCATCCGGAATGCAGCCATATATGGGCGGCTATGAGGCTCCGATGTATGGCGCTATGCCGGTTTATCCAAGCGAAGCCCAAGGCTACCCATATGGAATGGGGCTTCCCCAACCTTATTCGGCGCCTTCTTATCCGCCCGTAGCTTACAGCTCTCCTGTTATGGCTGGCATTCCGCCAGTTCCGGAATATCCGGGAAGGGACGACTACGACTGGCCCTACTTGAGCCGAATCCCGGAAGGAGCGCAGACGGATGCCTCAGCAGGAGAAATACCGTTGGAAGAAGCCCACATTTCGGCTAACGTGATAGCGGCTGTCCAGAATACCGCTCAAATCGAGGCCAAAGCGGATTCCGCCAATCAAACGGCCAAAGTTAAAACATCGAGCCGTCGCGGCAAGGATACCAAACCGGGCGCTTCCACGAAGCAGAATTCAAGCAAAAGCAGAGGACCAACGAAAAAACGCCGGAATCCCTGGATTTCCGATTAA
- the ilvE gene encoding branched-chain-amino-acid transaminase — MSEQLIYLDGQYVTKDKALVSVFDHGFLYGDGIFEGIRIYNGNIFKCKEHLDRLYDSAKSIMLDIPLTYDEMLEAMAETIRRNDMRNGYIRLIVSRGAGNLGLDPRRCPKASVIIIVEQLAIYPEEAYLNGLRAVSVSQRRNIPDALNPKIKSLNYLNNILVKIQSNLAEADEAIMLNAQGYVTEGSGDNIFIIKNGVVYTPPCYLGALEGITRLAIIELCEKLGIVLKEQPFTMHDIYIADEVFFTGTAAEVIAAREIDGRIIGEGHAGPITLKLLEEFRNIVDKDGYKVWQS, encoded by the coding sequence ATGTCTGAGCAGTTGATTTATCTGGATGGACAATATGTAACAAAGGATAAAGCCTTGGTATCCGTATTTGATCACGGCTTTCTGTACGGAGACGGTATTTTTGAAGGCATTCGTATCTATAACGGCAATATTTTTAAATGCAAGGAACACCTGGACAGGCTGTACGATTCGGCCAAATCCATCATGCTCGACATTCCGCTGACATATGATGAAATGCTCGAAGCGATGGCGGAGACAATTCGTCGCAACGATATGCGTAACGGCTACATTCGTCTGATTGTTTCCCGCGGTGCGGGTAACCTCGGACTGGATCCTCGTCGCTGCCCCAAAGCCAGCGTCATTATTATTGTGGAGCAGCTCGCGATCTACCCGGAAGAGGCTTATCTGAACGGTCTTCGCGCCGTTTCCGTTTCCCAGCGCCGCAATATTCCGGATGCGCTCAATCCGAAGATCAAATCGCTGAATTATCTGAACAACATTCTGGTCAAAATTCAGTCGAACCTTGCGGAAGCCGACGAAGCGATCATGCTGAACGCCCAGGGATATGTGACTGAAGGGTCCGGCGACAATATTTTCATCATCAAAAATGGCGTCGTCTACACGCCGCCTTGCTACCTCGGCGCGCTCGAAGGCATTACGCGTCTTGCCATTATTGAACTATGCGAGAAGCTCGGCATCGTGCTTAAGGAGCAGCCTTTTACGATGCACGATATTTATATTGCGGATGAGGTATTCTTTACCGGTACGGCGGCGGAGGTTATTGCAGCCCGCGAAATCGACGGACGGATTATCGGCGAAGGCCATGCCGGCCCAATTACACTCAAGCTGCTGGAAGAGTTCCGGAACATTGTGGACAAAGACGGCTACAAGGTGTGGCAGTCCTAA
- the pheA gene encoding prephenate dehydratase, whose translation MKSIAVLPQGTTSHEALLYLMKGEPCRPVFYKLISDVFLATARGETDYSVIPVENTIEGSVSMHMDWLIHEVDLPMQAEWIYPSVQNLIANPGEFADGKGGVDYSGIVKILSHPVAMAQCGHFIRSHAPTAELETVGSTSEAVEIVKNNPGKGWAAIGIELGAKTFGLEIIASKITDHQNNFTRFVLAGPDKLDIPRVSIGSKTSVLVTLPEDFPGALHQVLSAFAWRKLNLSRIESRPTKKKLGTYYFHIDVLEPLESVLLPAAIEEIKALGCQVRILGSYPTYTYEEEKAEVQ comes from the coding sequence ATGAAATCAATAGCGGTGCTGCCGCAGGGGACGACATCTCATGAAGCTTTGCTGTATTTGATGAAAGGGGAACCCTGCCGGCCGGTGTTCTATAAGCTGATCTCCGACGTGTTTCTGGCTACGGCCAGAGGAGAGACCGATTACAGCGTTATTCCGGTCGAGAATACGATTGAAGGCTCGGTCAGCATGCACATGGACTGGCTTATTCATGAAGTTGACCTGCCAATGCAGGCCGAATGGATTTATCCTTCCGTGCAGAACCTGATCGCGAACCCCGGTGAGTTTGCGGACGGAAAAGGCGGTGTCGATTACTCGGGCATCGTAAAAATTCTCTCCCACCCGGTTGCAATGGCCCAGTGCGGCCATTTTATCCGCAGTCATGCCCCGACTGCCGAGCTTGAAACCGTGGGAAGCACCTCGGAAGCTGTGGAAATCGTTAAGAACAACCCCGGCAAAGGCTGGGCGGCAATCGGCATTGAGCTCGGTGCGAAGACTTTTGGACTCGAGATTATTGCCAGCAAGATTACGGATCACCAGAATAATTTTACACGTTTTGTGCTGGCGGGACCCGACAAGCTGGATATTCCACGCGTAAGCATTGGCAGTAAGACGAGCGTGCTCGTTACGCTGCCTGAGGATTTTCCGGGCGCGCTTCATCAGGTTCTTTCAGCCTTTGCCTGGCGCAAGCTGAATTTGTCGCGGATTGAATCGCGGCCTACGAAGAAGAAGCTGGGTACCTACTATTTTCATATTGATGTGCTCGAACCATTGGAATCGGTCCTTCTGCCTGCCGCTATTGAGGAAATCAAAGCATTGGGCTGCCAGGTCCGTATCTTAGGCTCGTATCCCACATACACCTATGAGGAAGAGAAAGCGGAGGTGCAGTAA
- the thrB gene encoding homoserine kinase: MSNGRKVRVKVPASTANLGPGFDTLGMALSLYAWIEMGETEQTGFHLYGDEMKDVPRDKSNLIYKVAQMVFDEAGVSVPELEISMYSEIPLTRGLGSSASAIIGGMVAANALIGSPLSDERIFDMATALEKHPDNVGASLFGGIICAAWDGSHADVIRIEPPEDLEALVVIPEFELATSKAREVIPSSLTVADAVYNISRSSLLTGALASGRLDLIGAAMRDRLHQPYRAALVPGMEAVLAEATQHGALGIALSGAGPTLIAFVDRSESRKGELEAFLTETMRNHGIEAQTKWLQPCRTGALTESMNENGMQNQSFLDMIKGEVRS; this comes from the coding sequence ATGAGTAACGGCCGGAAGGTAAGGGTAAAAGTTCCTGCCAGCACCGCCAATCTGGGGCCGGGATTCGATACGCTCGGAATGGCGCTGTCGCTGTACGCCTGGATCGAGATGGGAGAAACGGAGCAGACCGGGTTTCACCTTTACGGCGATGAAATGAAGGATGTGCCCCGGGATAAAAGCAACCTGATTTACAAAGTCGCGCAAATGGTTTTTGACGAAGCGGGCGTGTCCGTGCCCGAGCTGGAAATATCGATGTATTCCGAGATCCCGCTGACCCGTGGCCTCGGCAGCAGCGCCTCCGCGATCATCGGCGGTATGGTCGCGGCCAATGCGCTGATCGGGTCGCCTCTAAGCGATGAGCGGATCTTCGATATGGCCACGGCGCTGGAGAAGCATCCCGACAACGTCGGCGCTTCCCTGTTCGGCGGGATTATCTGCGCCGCCTGGGACGGCAGCCATGCCGATGTCATCCGCATCGAACCGCCTGAAGATCTGGAAGCCCTCGTGGTCATCCCCGAGTTCGAGCTGGCGACGTCCAAGGCGCGGGAAGTGATTCCTTCCAGCCTGACGGTCGCCGATGCCGTATACAACATCAGCCGCTCTTCGCTTCTGACCGGTGCGCTCGCCAGCGGACGCCTTGATCTGATCGGCGCGGCGATGCGGGACCGCCTGCACCAGCCGTACCGGGCCGCCCTTGTTCCCGGGATGGAGGCCGTTCTGGCCGAAGCGACGCAGCACGGCGCCCTTGGCATCGCTTTGAGCGGCGCCGGTCCGACGTTGATTGCGTTTGTGGACCGGAGCGAGTCACGCAAGGGCGAGTTGGAAGCCTTTCTGACGGAGACGATGCGGAATCACGGCATTGAGGCGCAGACCAAATGGCTGCAGCCCTGCCGGACAGGGGCTCTTACAGAGTCCATGAACGAAAACGGGATGCAAAATCAATCATTTTTGGATATGATAAAAGGAGAAGTACGGTCATGA
- a CDS encoding homoserine dehydrogenase, translated as MKPVKVGLLGLGTVGTGVVRIVQGNQEDLSSQVGSPIYIERIAVKSADKPRSIEIDPAKLTTDPWEVIRDPEIDVIVEVMGGVEKTREYLLEALERGKHIITANKDLMALHGTEILAKAQEKQCDVFYEASVAGGIPIIRTLIEGFSSDRIVKIMGIVNGTTNYILTKMSQEGASYDDVLKEAQQLGYAESDPTSDVEGLDAARKMSILGTLGFRTNVELQDVSVSGISGVSKEDIQFAKRLGYEMKLLGIAESQNDEFSISVQPTMIRASHPIASVNGVFNAVYVYGEAVGETMFYGAGAGEMPTATSVVADLVAVIKNLKLGVNGLKQIVPYKQKKLKSDEDIYYKNFLLLHVDDKAGVLAKITQVFAECDVSLDSVVQQANPNNPNAEIIIVTHDASKASMNKVLRRFDELEVIRRVKSHYRVEG; from the coding sequence ATGAAACCGGTGAAAGTAGGGTTGCTCGGGCTGGGAACAGTCGGTACGGGCGTAGTGCGCATCGTGCAGGGGAACCAGGAGGATTTGAGCAGCCAGGTCGGTTCGCCGATTTATATTGAACGCATTGCCGTTAAATCCGCAGATAAACCGCGCTCGATCGAGATCGATCCGGCGAAGCTGACAACCGATCCGTGGGAGGTCATCCGCGACCCGGAAATTGATGTCATTGTCGAGGTTATGGGCGGAGTCGAGAAGACCCGGGAATATCTGCTCGAGGCGCTCGAGCGGGGCAAGCATATCATTACGGCCAACAAGGATCTAATGGCTCTTCACGGCACCGAAATTTTGGCCAAGGCGCAGGAGAAACAGTGCGATGTCTTTTACGAAGCCAGTGTGGCGGGGGGCATTCCGATTATCCGGACATTGATCGAAGGTTTTTCATCCGACCGGATCGTCAAGATCATGGGCATCGTCAACGGAACGACCAATTACATACTCACCAAAATGAGCCAGGAAGGCGCCTCGTACGATGATGTGCTGAAAGAAGCGCAGCAGCTCGGCTATGCCGAGTCTGATCCGACCTCAGATGTGGAGGGGCTGGACGCCGCCCGCAAAATGTCGATTCTCGGTACGCTCGGCTTCCGCACCAACGTTGAGCTGCAGGATGTGAGCGTAAGCGGGATTTCCGGCGTTAGCAAGGAGGATATCCAGTTTGCCAAACGTCTCGGCTATGAAATGAAGCTCCTGGGCATTGCCGAGAGCCAAAATGATGAATTCAGCATCAGCGTCCAGCCGACCATGATCCGGGCGAGCCATCCGATCGCTTCCGTCAATGGCGTGTTCAACGCGGTTTATGTTTATGGCGAAGCGGTTGGAGAGACGATGTTCTACGGAGCGGGAGCCGGTGAAATGCCGACGGCAACCTCCGTTGTGGCCGACCTTGTGGCTGTCATCAAGAATCTGAAGCTGGGCGTCAACGGCCTGAAGCAGATTGTTCCCTACAAGCAGAAGAAGCTGAAGAGCGACGAAGATATTTACTACAAAAACTTCCTGCTGCTCCATGTGGACGACAAGGCGGGAGTACTGGCCAAAATCACTCAGGTGTTCGCCGAATGCGACGTGAGCCTCGATTCAGTAGTGCAGCAGGCCAATCCGAATAACCCGAATGCCGAAATCATTATCGTTACGCATGATGCCAGCAAAGCAAGCATGAACAAGGTTCTCCGCCGTTTCGACGAACTTGAGGTCATTCGCCGCGTTAAGAGCCATTACCGTGTCGAGGGCTAA
- a CDS encoding ACT domain-containing protein, giving the protein MKERYYLVREDILPEAVLKTMQVKQLLEAGDAKTVHEGVEQVGLSRSAFYKYKDGIHLIHQLERERIVTISMDLEHESGMLSKVLGAVAGHGANVLTIHQSIPLQGWANVVLSIEITHLNDELGDMLDSLKGMPGVKRALIVGQG; this is encoded by the coding sequence GTGAAAGAACGTTATTATTTGGTTCGTGAAGATATTTTGCCCGAAGCGGTGCTGAAGACGATGCAGGTCAAGCAGCTGCTTGAAGCCGGGGATGCCAAGACGGTTCATGAGGGTGTGGAGCAGGTGGGTCTTAGCCGAAGCGCTTTTTACAAATACAAGGACGGCATCCATCTGATCCATCAGCTGGAAAGGGAGCGCATCGTAACGATTTCGATGGATCTTGAACACGAGTCCGGTATGCTGTCCAAGGTACTCGGAGCCGTTGCAGGGCATGGAGCCAATGTGCTGACCATTCATCAGAGCATTCCGCTGCAAGGGTGGGCCAACGTTGTCCTTTCCATTGAGATTACCCATTTGAACGATGAGCTTGGAGACATGCTGGACAGTCTGAAGGGAATGCCCGGCGTTAAACGCGCTTTAATTGTAGGGCAAGGTTAG
- the obgE gene encoding GTPase ObgE translates to MFVDKAKIFVKAGDGGDGLVAFRREKYVPEGGPAGGDGGKGGDVIFRVDEGLRTLMDFRYQRHFKAQRGEKGRNKSQHGAGADNMIVRIPPGTVLIDDDTGEVIADMTRHGQEVIVAKGGRGGRGNIRFATPNNPAPELAENGEEGQERYVVLELKVMADVGLVGFPSVGKSTLLSVVSAAKPKIGAYHFTTITPNLGVVDVGDGRSFVMADLPGLIEGAHQGVGLGHEFLRHIERTRIIIHVVDMAGSEGRDPFEDWEKINDELKQYNVGLSERPQIVAANKMDMEEAKENLASFRERTSSVRPDLEILPISSLTRQGVQELLYRAADLLDSIPQAPAVEEVVESAERKVYKLNAAEDDSFTITRDNETFVVSSPKIERMLKRMQMNSHDAILKLARTLRHMGVDEELRRRGAVEGTIVRIADFEFEFVESSSYY, encoded by the coding sequence ATGTTTGTAGATAAAGCGAAAATATTTGTAAAAGCCGGCGACGGCGGCGACGGTCTGGTGGCATTCCGCCGCGAGAAGTATGTGCCGGAGGGCGGTCCGGCGGGCGGTGACGGCGGCAAAGGCGGCGACGTTATTTTCCGTGTGGACGAAGGCCTGCGGACGTTGATGGATTTCCGTTATCAGCGGCATTTCAAGGCCCAGCGCGGTGAAAAAGGGCGCAACAAGAGCCAGCATGGCGCAGGAGCCGATAATATGATTGTCCGTATTCCACCGGGAACGGTGCTGATCGACGACGATACGGGCGAAGTGATTGCCGATATGACGCGTCACGGGCAGGAGGTCATCGTAGCTAAGGGCGGTCGGGGCGGCCGGGGGAATATCCGGTTCGCGACGCCGAACAATCCCGCTCCGGAGCTTGCGGAGAACGGGGAGGAAGGCCAGGAGCGCTATGTTGTGCTTGAGCTTAAAGTCATGGCGGACGTTGGACTAGTCGGTTTCCCAAGTGTGGGCAAATCGACTTTACTGTCCGTGGTTTCGGCGGCCAAGCCCAAGATCGGCGCCTATCATTTTACGACGATAACGCCCAATTTGGGCGTGGTTGACGTTGGAGACGGCCGCAGCTTTGTCATGGCGGATCTTCCCGGACTGATTGAAGGTGCTCATCAGGGCGTCGGTCTCGGGCATGAATTTTTGCGCCATATCGAACGCACGCGAATCATCATCCACGTCGTCGACATGGCCGGTTCCGAAGGTCGCGATCCGTTTGAGGATTGGGAGAAGATCAACGATGAGCTGAAGCAGTACAATGTGGGCCTTTCCGAGCGTCCGCAGATCGTGGCGGCCAATAAAATGGATATGGAAGAGGCGAAGGAGAACCTGGCTTCTTTCCGCGAGCGCACCAGTAGTGTCCGGCCGGATCTGGAAATTCTGCCGATCTCCTCGCTGACCCGCCAAGGAGTTCAGGAGCTGCTGTACCGCGCCGCAGATCTGCTTGATTCCATCCCGCAGGCTCCGGCCGTAGAGGAAGTCGTGGAGAGCGCCGAGCGCAAGGTGTACAAGCTGAATGCGGCGGAGGACGATTCGTTTACCATCACCCGCGATAACGAAACCTTTGTCGTCAGCAGTCCGAAGATTGAGCGGATGCTCAAACGGATGCAGATGAATTCGCATGACGCGATCCTGAAGCTGGCGCGGACGCTCCGGCATATGGGCGTCGACGAGGAGCTGCGCAGACGCGGTGCGGTGGAAGGTACCATCGTCCGAATCGCCGATTTTGAATTCGAGTTCGTCGAAAGCAGCAGCTACTATTAA